The genomic stretch CCCTTATTCCAGTCCATACAAAACAACAAGAATTATTtcccaaaatagaaaatttcGCCAAGATTGATCAAAATATTCATGGCCAGTCATGAAAATTCAAGCTTCAATCAGGTGTAGACTATAAGAGTTGAGTCCAAGTAGAATATGAACAATAACTGAGTGGCTGACTAAGTGTGTGCCCTAAATAGTAAACTGTTAAACTCAGTGCTGTCTCCTAGATTCATCAGTAAGTAAAAGAGCTAATTGACTAGTTTCAGTTAGGGAGGGAGTTACCACATCCATTGTTCAGACCCTTGTTCTGGTGTTCAACTCCTATTTGTGGGAATCCCAAATCCCAGTCAATATTTTTACTGTGAAGTAATATGGAAATCCATCGAAGTACCTTGGAGTTGGACaaaaatcaaatacaaaatttttgAATAATTGAATTTTGCACTTTCAAGTAGATTATGAATTAATAACAGAAAGAATAAGAGATAAGGCCAAGAGGGCCTCAATCCTCATAGGTAAGGCATTCATCAGTAGCGGGGTTGTCCTTGCAGTAGGCCTCCAGTGGGtaggttttcttcttttttcgtCTACCAAGGATGGCTGTTGCACTCACCTCTTCCACCTCATCCCACACCGTTGCACACTCCCTGCTTGTTGGTTCACCAGCACACGCCTCCTCTGCACCCTTTACGCTCTCCGTCACCTTCTCCAATATCCTATCTGGTGCAGTCCTCATGTACATGCCACGACCTCCTCTCCCTCCCAAGTTTTGCTGCTGTTTCATGTTCATGATATGTAAACTGCTAATTACTTGGCTAAAATTaagtaaaagaaaactaaacaGCAAATATATTCAAGTAAAATGTCAATGGAAATCAATGTGCAGTACCCGTATCATTAACCAGTACATAATAGATAGATATAATTCAATTTCAGCAGGTTTGGAGTGCTTGGACCACCCTAGGCATTCAAAGGAATTCAACCTGAGGGTCTCAAAGTCTTCTGAACTCTACAAATCAATCCCTTCTATTTAAACGACCCACTACATTTTTGGATTTTCTAGGCTATGGGTTTGAATGTATCCTTGTTGAAGTAATGTTTGGAATACATTAATCAGGTTCCAATATAAATGCAACAAGAATTTGTTGTATATGCAATCTTTTAAGCAGACCAGAACAATATAAATGGGATATCTTTAGAGTCAGCCACTATTGAgataaaagaacaagaaaacaacaTTATGAGCATTACCTTAGTAAACGGTCTATGCAGATTGACTCGAGTGGTACCATTCATTATTGGGAGGATctacaaaagaatcaaaaactTGTTATGATACTAAGATATGGCATCTcaatataattaaaagaaataaaaaaggagggCAAAAACAAAGTATTACTGTTCAAATCTATTTGCATTGGTTGATTGAGCAATTGGGTATTTGCATCCTCAGTATTTGCATTAACCTAACAGATTTagaggagatttttttttttaatgttagtgacaaataagaaattgaaaaaatactATAATTATTTAACAATAACATGTGAGGaagaaagataaagactctCACCCGACTACACCTCGTCACGTTATGCCCTATACCATTGCAACCTGAGCAATGGTAAGCCCTTCTGCTAGAGATATTCTCCGTCACTGACCTCAGACGAGAATTTTTAAGCCTCCCTCTCGTTGTAGAGCACTGTCTCGGATCCATGGCAGAAGGACAGTCCTGATTCAAAGATATGTCAATGCTGCAATGTGATCCCaaattgaaagtaaaagacCCAACAACTGGTTCCAATTTCAACACCTCCTCTAAACCTTCACTCAAAACTTTTAGTGCAACATCAAACCTCTCTTGGGAAAGAGATCCTTCAGTGGCTATCCGGTTAGCAATGTCATGAAGTTTCCACACAGGTAGGGGTTGTTCTTCAGATGAGCCCTCAACATGTCCTGTCCCACTGCTATCATATAGGGCAGATTTGGACCATCTAGGCAAAATATATTGTTGGGGAATCTGGGATCTATCAGTTTTCACATACACTTTAAGTATATGCCTGCAGAGTAAGCCTTTTTGCTCGAACATCTTGCAATCACAAGTGGTAATTTCGGCCTCTTGGTTGTCTAGCACATGGTGCACGTTATTCTCTTGATCCCTATCCAACGAAAACACCTCGTACCTCTTAACTGAGATTTCCCAATCACACTGCCTGAGCTCAAGACCAAAACATGCATACCACTCCTCCATGAAAACCCTGAACACCTTTGCCGTATAAACATTTGCGGCTTGCTTCTCAATTTTATGGGATGTACGACAAGAAGGAGTTGAGGTGATGCAACCGAAGTCTGCCTTAGCTTCTTTTTCCCGTCTTTTCTTAATAGCCTCTTCATATTGTGTCACAAATTCATTAATTGGGGTGGAAGGAGTGAAGAAACCTTTAAAGTAATTGTTCATTGATTCCGCTCTTTGTGTCGTGCTCATACCAGCAAAAAAAGTATCAACAAAATAACATGACACCCAATGCATGCGTATTTTGTACTGCCTCCTCAACCACTTATGCTCCTTTAAATTATACCTCTGAATCATACTAAGCCATCTCGCCTCAAATTCAGATGGTGATTTTGAATCATTAATGCAACTTTTATATACTGCTTTCAAATCTGTATATTTCTTAAATAAAGGCCTCATGTGAATGATCCTATGCTTCTCCAAATGCCATCCACATAGCCGGTGGACAGTAGATGGAAATACATGCCGGATAGCTCTCATTATCCCGGGATCTTCGTCAGTGAATATTGCTTTTAGATGAATGTTGTGCATTGCTTGAAGCCACGTCTGAAAAAGCCATATGAATGAATCCTTCGTTTCATCGGCTATTAAGCCACAACCGAACAATATACACTGCATGTGATGGTTAACACTAGTAAATGGAGCAAATGGAAATTTgtacttatttttattgtaagTTGTGTCAAACACAATTACATCACTAAACTTCTTATATTGTTCTCGTGCACGACTATCTATCCAAAAAATCCCTGTCAACTGTTGCTCCTCGTTGACACGGATTGCATAAAAGAACCCTGCATCTGTAGCGCGCTTTCTATCTAAATAATTGATGGCTTGTTGACAGTCAACCCCTATAGACTTTCTACGCTTGGTCCTAAACATATTCCTACAACGGTCCTCAGTTATACCAACATGTTGCTCTCCACCAGCCAACTCTTTTAGAATTATCATTATTAGTGACTGTCTTACCCCACACCTCTGCAGGTGTTGCATTAGTTGCATTGTACTTCTAGTAACTTTCTGGTGCGACCGAagtctaaatgcatcattcggATTCACTGTTGGATGGTTATGCTCTGTTTCACAAAGATCCACCACCCATTTTCCATTCCTGGACTTGATCCTCATTACGGCTTCAcatttggttttctttgttgCACGAGGTGTATAATTCAATCCCCTCCGCCGCTTATCATTACACCATTTTTCACCTTGGTTTGCACAAACAAATGACCTAGCAAGGATATGATTATCAACTCTTGAGCGTTCCACCCTAAATTTTCGTACTGAAAAACCCATCTGCCTTGCATAGTTGTTATAGTGGCTATATGCATCATCCTCAGTCTCGAATTCCATGCCAACAAATGGTTCCCATTCATTAATGGAAGTTCTTGAAAGTGGGATCTGATCATCCCCTTCCAAGCCCAAATTGATGGCTTCATCGTTGGTAACCTCCTCATAAGTAGACCCAGAAGATGTGCTGCCACCCCCATTTTCATCACTTTGaacaaaattattttcttcctcttcggGACTGGAATTATCATCATGcacatcattttcttcttcgttgGATGTGCTATGATTCTCCCTCTCAACAATCAATTCGTCACTCTGCCCAATTGTACTATGGTTCATTCGATTGTTTTCCAAATCAAATACTTCATATGCATCTGAAACACGAGTAGTACCAATCGATAAAGGAACATGACCCACTAATGACTGCTCATCTAACCAATTCCTTTccatttccccaaaaaaaagttataCTGCGGAAACCTGTAATAAATATGACTAAATCATTTAATACTGAAAAAATCGCAATAATTAATTTTGTAAATTAATAAGCTTAATAATTTAACTACTAGTTTGGCTATTAAAGAAATTTGATTCATAGTAATTGAACAATGCTAATCTTCGCTAAAAACAATAATAGCTATAACCATCCCTTTCACCAACaccactacttttttttttttatcaagctACTCACATTTTCTACCTATATCATACACCTTAACATTCAGTTCTATCATGAAGTTTCAATTCAAAACAGAGGttgaacagaaaaataaaaattcaattttaacAAATAATCAACTCAGTAACGAAagataatataaaatttttgaaaggaGGTAATGCTTACTTGTagaatgaaataaaaaccaCTTCTTCAATCGGGATATTGGTAGAGCCCTATTCTGCTGAGCTGCTGAACACTAAACCAGTGGTACAAAACGGAAGATATGAAGAGAGATGGATACATCTAGCAAGAGAGCAAAAGATGTGAAGAAAAAGAACCTGAGAAGTTAAAAAAAGACTAGGATTTAACAAAGAACTAAAGCAAGCTTGTCTAGACAGCCAATGATCTAActacaattgaaaaaaaatcaaaaaatagtAGCAACAAAAGGACCTTATTtacaattagaaaaaaaatgttccatACAGAACAGTAGCAACAAAAGCAGGCTTTATATGCCATTCcatataaaattcaaaaaaattcaaaaaatagtAGCTACAAAATTGGTAAAAGAAGGTATGGCAGAGGAAGCAAGTAACAGCAGAGATAGTAATGATAAAAGTGCATCAAATGACCAAATAATCTAGCAGATAATGCATAAATAGATGGTCCAGTGATTCACAATCCACTTTCTGGGTCTTCAATTTCCTTTTACAAGAGAGTCCCTGCAAGAACTCGTGCTTTATATGCCATTCCATTGCAATTAAAGCTTTAATTAAGATGCAATGCAAGCCTCAAGAATAAGAACTCACAAACTCTCTCTATTATTTAACCTAAGACAGAGTTCATATGGCAGGGAGCATAGACATTTCAGCATTGCTTGCTGAAACATTTAATGcatcaaaactcaaaagtagAATGTAATAGACTTAAAAGATAGTTTGCAGTCATCCACCTTGTATAAACCATCATATGTGTACACTTTTCCACAATAATTACTTGTAGATTCATGCCCACGGATGACTCTAACAGGCACACATTGTTCCAAACTATTCTGCAAGAGATGAGAAGAATCATGAGGTTGTAACACAGTCTAATAATTGGCATTTCTGTAGCTTTCAGTATAATTTGAGTCATTTGACAACATCTTGAAACAATACTCCCCCTGTCAGCCATGCTGTGTTCATGCTATGAACTAATgtaagtatttttattttttttagtcacCATGAAGTTTATTTCTTAGTAATAGTGATTCCATATCACACTGAAACTAGCACTGCATCAGCAGGCAATGGTGCCATTACAAAGTCTTTGAACTTTTTATGTTCtgattttctattattattgatACCAAGGTGTTTCCTGTAATATTTAGAAAAAGACTGGAGACGAGAAAGATGGAAATAAGGAGCAGGCCGGGAGGTTTGATTCCTTCTTTGATTTCGTACACcatacataaataaaaaaattgaaattcagACTTTGCAAAAGTAAGTTCAGAACAAGTGAAGGTAAATACCTGATTTCTATGTTCTATCTTCTGTTTCCATGGATTGCTTAGACCCAATTTGTGTGACCTGGCATTGTgttgagaaattaaaaaaattagcgAGATGGAGACGGATCGTCTACATAAAAGAGGCCTAGTTCTATAGAGAAACCATtgatggagagaaaaaaaaggttgcagagagagagagagagagaagaaaaccgTCAGTATTCTCTCTTCcaaagagcgagagagagaagataacCGTCAGTATTCTCtcttccagagagagagagagagagagagaaaagaaaacctttGGTATCCTCTCTCCCTTAATATTTGGAATGGAAGAAGTTGGAACAGTTACGTACCAACTGGTGCGGTCACTCACCCATGCTGTGACCTTCGTAGCAGGTTAAAGATAAGAATGACCGGATCTTTCCATCCTAAAAATTGGGAATCGGTTACAATATAGAAAATTAattgatggtttagattaattcATATTAAATGAACGGTTTATAtttaaagaaagtgaaaataagattacaatacGTACGtgctgctaccactcgccctaGATTAATTCATATTAAATGAACGGTTTATAtttaaagaaagtgaaaataagattacaatacGTACGtgctgctaccactcgccccataaataatttcaaattcttcaaaactAGGAAATACTTCAGTTATCTCTGCAAAGAGGTTGGACACATGGCACCTATTTACCGTATGAGCAGTTTGAATCATTTGTTTCGCTCTCAGAAAATAGAGTGGATTAgattcacgtacgagaatgaccctggtccatggatttagaatcaattttctctctctttatttaacagattctaaatccacgacCAGAGATGTACGAGAACATTcccgtgaacctgatccgttgaAGAGAGGAATGGGTACAAAGGGTAACTTGGGAATATAGAATTGTGAAAATTTACAAAGTTGAGGCCTGATGggggagaatcaaaagaaaagtttACGATAGAAGagttttgagtaaatatagaaTGAGTTGGGAAATCTAAAAACCTTTTTCTAATGATCCCGTCAATGTCATTGACGTGGCGTTGCGAGATCTATTACACGTGTGAGTGGGACCCTATAAAACGTGGAACCAACTACGACTAGCCGCCGCCTGCCGCTGCTTCTCTCTACTTTCgcctccccttctctctctactttccctctctctctctctctgtctctctctctctacactgAGAAAAGTTTTCTTTCTGAGTCAATCTAATATTCTAATGTCTAACGCTAACCACTCTCCCCTTTCTTGAAACGTCTGATTGCATTTGATTATCGTTGATGGATCGTTAGATTCGAATCCGTTTCATCCTCTGCAACGGATGATGTCCTCAAGTACAAATCGGACGGTTTCTAAACACGAACGAACAAGAAGAAGTCCGTACTGAACTACAGATAGTAAAACCCCGGCTTTCGGTGGCTCATCCAGCCGAGCCGGTGTGGACTATCGTCCTCTCTCCATAATCTCCAGACGTAGCGTTCACTCACTCCTTCAGAATCTTCTGGTCCAACTGGCGCTCGGCGAACGCATCTCTCTCTACTCAACTCTGTAACTGCAACTTAGGGTTCTTCATTTCATGATTCCACCAAGGATCTGACGTTTCATAACCGAAACGACTCGTCTTCCTTCAATTCGTCGCTACAGCGACGTTCCACCGGTAGGTATTTCCTAAACTAGGGTTCTTTGTTGTCGTTAACcgtctctatctctttctttttattatgatatttgagTTTGGCATTCGGATGATCCTACTGGAATTGCTTTTGGAAATTGTGGTACTGATATTTCAGCATTTCCGGGATAGTTTTAGTGGTTTTTTAATGGAATCTGAAGGTGTTCTTCTAATGCGCTCTGCAGGTTATTGCCACTGAGTAGAACAAAGACGATTTGCGAAGCAACTGTGGCGTGTACTCGTTCATTCACGAACGCTCTGTTTCTTGCTTTGCATCAGTGAGATTTCGAGGATTTAATGGTTTCACAAATCCCGGATAAGTTTGAGTGAATATTGAACTGAGTTTGAaggttttctcctttggagatcGGCAAGCTATTGCAGCAGATTAATAGAAACTGTTTGTTACTGTGTTCTCGTTCGTTTACGAACACTTTTGTGAGTTGTACAGTTATTTCTGTTATCCATTTGCATGAGTCAGAATTTGGAGGCTTCTTTGGGTAATATGGTGTTGTTCGGCTAGTAATATCTACTTAAAGTTCGATTTCTAAACgtgaaaattttgattctgTTGTCCATTTTGTTGTTGCAGGTCAAAAGGCTTGGATTTCGATCACAGATTGCTGAGGAGATCGATTTAGATTCCCTGTAAATAAGAATCATGAATACGGAGCTTTTGGGTATTCAACCCCACGAGCTTAAGTTCACGTGTAAGTTCACGAAAGCTAGATCTTTCCATGTTGTTTATTCTATATTTCTGGCTTGGTTTAAGATCACTTGCCTTTTTCCGTTACGAGCAACAAGTGAATATAGAACTTTACATTTTCAAACTCAACTTTCATCCTTATTCTTATAACGAAGATATCAAGTAGATTTGAATAGCCTTTCGGACAAGGGAAATGGTTCAACTAGTAGAGTGTAAAGTTCTTTTTGGCTCTCAGAGTACAAATTGAACTCAGATTAAGTTTATCGTACAAATATTGcctagaaaaggaaaaaatcttCAATGTCCAGGACATCTCATAGGCAATTCTGTTGATCAAATGGAGTACTTGCTGAAGGTGCCTAGTGCGTGGGTAAGACCAGGGTTTCAAAACGCCTGAATTGGAATTAGACGGAATTGGTCAAAATCGAAATATTCACTCTAATTATCTGAATGAGCGTAAGAAGCCTGAATTGTGACACCTAAAGATTGTTTACTGGTATGGGGTCTTGGACTGTGGGCCCCTGATATTACTTGTGGATGTCCTCCATCACTGCATCAATGTCCTGCTTGTGATATGTTGTCATTTGAAGTTACTCAATCCATTGTTAGTTTATCCACATGTTGTTCAGATGTTAAAACTCTCTAATCTAGCTTCTTTCAATTAGTaccatttgatttgattttttacaaGTCATCAAAGTTATATGAGCTGCATtgcttattcttttcttttcttctttggacAATGTGATGTAGTTGTTCTTCCTTTTGGTTCATGTTTATAAATGCGGGAAAATAATGTTGTTATTTTGTATCTTTTGCAATGTTGTTCTATACATCTTTAATTATCACGTATATTTTAAAGCTGATGAATCTGGCATTGGATATTTTCACTTTTGCTAGTTGAGCTGAAGAAGCGAAGTTCGTGCTCAATCCAACTTGTCAACAACTCTAGTCAGTATGTTGCTTTCAAGGTGTGAATAAGTTCTTACATGAATTTCATGACATTGCTTTAGTTTCAGAATTTCCTACTTTTCTCTTGTAAATTCATGTGTCCTTGAAGGCTGCATTTCCTCTCACGAAATGTATATGTTTCTTGAGTTTTGTGCTTTGTTattccccccctcccttttttttttttttttttttttaattatctctGTACTTACATTATGAAAAAGGGTGTTATTATGAAATTCAAAGTCTAGATATTGTACAATGTATCCTACACCTACTTAATCTTTAAATTCTTGTTGCTGTGTAATGCAGCTTCTCAATTTAATGGACGAAAAATCTTTGTCCTAGAGAAAGGTTGATGGAAACTAATTTATTTCAATCGTCATATTGGCAGGTTAAAACTACATCTCCAAAGAACTATTGTGTGCAACCCAACATTGGCATTGTCCGGCCAAGTTCAACTTGTAATTTTACAGGTATTTTCCCTCCGCTTAAATATGGTTCAGTAACTCCACCTTATGGAGCTGTTTCATCAGCCTCTGCTCTCTcgcccccaccaaaaaaataaataaactcattcttattcttctttcggTTTCCATTTGTTTCAGTTGAATGCATTTTACTGAACCGtattaaggaaaaaataataataaactttCTAGAAAAAGGGCTTTAGTTTGGCCCACTCCCGCATAGGAAGAGTTTCTTGTATGGCCCTAATAACTCCCAGGGGTGGGTTGGAGGGGCcgaaattttgtggacaggtaG from Macadamia integrifolia cultivar HAES 741 chromosome 11, SCU_Mint_v3, whole genome shotgun sequence encodes the following:
- the LOC122093924 gene encoding protein FAR1-RELATED SEQUENCE 5-like, producing MERNWLDEQSLVGHVPLSIGTTRVSDAYEVFDLENNRMNHSTIGQSDELIVERENHSTSNEEENDVHDDNSSPEEEENNFVQSDENGGGSTSSGSTYEEVTNDEAINLGLEGDDQIPLSRTSINEWEPFVGMEFETEDDAYSHYNNYARQMGFSVRKFRVERSRVDNHILARSFVCANQGEKWCNDKRRRGLNYTPRATKKTKCEAVMRIKSRNGKWVVDLCETEHNHPTVNPNDAFRLRSHQKVTRSTMQLMQHLQRCGVRQSLIMIILKELAGGEQHVGITEDRCRNMFRTKRRKSIGVDCQQAINYLDRKRATDAGFFYAIRVNEEQQLTGIFWIDSRAREQYKKFSDVIVFDTTYNKNKYKFPFAPFTSVNHHMQCILFGCGLIADETKDSFIWLFQTWLQAMHNIHLKAIFTDEDPGIMRAIRHVFPSTVHRLCGWHLEKHRIIHMRPLFKKYTDLKAVYKSCINDSKSPSEFEARWLSMIQRYNLKEHKWLRRQYKIRMHWVSCYFVDTFFAGMSTTQRAESMNNYFKGFFTPSTPINEFVTQYEEAIKKRREKEAKADFGCITSTPSCRTSHKIEKQAANVYTAKVFRVFMEEWYACFGLELRQCDWEISVKRYEVFSLDRDQENNVHHVLDNQEAEITTCDCKMFEQKGLLCRHILKVYVKTDRSQIPQQYILPRWSKSALYDSSGTGHVEGSSEEQPLPVWKLHDIANRIATEGSLSQERFDVALKVLSEGLSFCHGSETVLYNEREA